Proteins encoded within one genomic window of Leucoraja erinacea ecotype New England chromosome 24, Leri_hhj_1, whole genome shotgun sequence:
- the gpr25 gene encoding probable G-protein coupled receptor 25: MSTEEEYFSQTDAYPSFETTDLNYDDYVDDINGHFCPHGELPLLNILISVLYYVIFIVGSLGNVIVILIMSFKEKRRWRLVDTYVINLAIADLIFIFSLPLWGASAAHCHQWNFGNELCKLSSYIIAVNKYSNIFFLTCMSIDRYLTIVKQLDFKHVRTQNYSMKISVVVWVTSMLLAIPSAYFRQLHQLNATYCKEDSTSHFYRGFSLIVICPTFVLPIVVILFCYCSILNRLRDHYVHSKKLLQRRENSWKIILAIVSGFVLSWLPFNIFKAIDLCLQFKEVDPSWRVVVTRGLAIASCLAFINSCMNPIIYAFLDRNFRLRTSRLSTCVFGSIRKRSNSFGSLSIPTESSTFPESPKPNPYCIN; the protein is encoded by the coding sequence ATGTCCACTGAAGAAGAATATTTCAGCCAGACCGATGCCTATCCATCTTTTGAAACTACTGATCTTAATTATGATGATTATGTCGATGACATAAATGGACATTTCTGTCCGCACGGGGAGTTACCTCTGCTAAATATCTTGATCTCAGTCCTCTACTATGTGATCTTCATTGTTGGATCGTTGGGAAATGTAATTGTCATTTTGATCATGTCCTTCAAAGAGAAGAGGCGGTGGAGATTGGTGGACACTTACGTGATCAACTTGGCCATTGCAGACCTGATATTCATCTTCAGTTTGCCCCTATGGGGGGCCTCAGCTGCCCACTGTCACCAGTGGAACTTTGGAAATGAGCTCTGCAAACTTAGCAGCTACATCATTGCCGTCAACAAGTACTCCAACATATTTTTCCTCACCTGCATGAGTATAGACCGGTACCTGACCATCGTTAAACAGTTGGACTTCAAACACGTCAGGACTCAGAACTACTCCATGAAAATCAGTGTTGTGGTCTGGGTCACGTCCATGCTGCTCGCCATTCCTTCCGCCTACTTCAGACAACTTCATCAACTCAACGCAACCTACTGCAAAGAGGACTCGACTTCTCATTTCTACCGAGGgttcagcctgatcgttatctgCCCGACCTTCGTACTGCCTATTGTTGTCATCCTGTTTTGTTACTGCTCCATACTCAACAGACTAAGGGACCATTATGTTCACAGCAAGAAACTTCTCCAGAGAAGAGAGAACTCCTGGAAAATCATCCTTGCCATCGTGTCTGGGTTTGTCCTGTCCTGGTTACCCTTTAACATTTTCAAGGCTATCGATCTGTGTTTGCAGTTCAAGGAGGTAGACCCGTCTTGGCGGGTTGTTGTCACACGTGGCTTGGCCATCGCTTCTTGCTTGGCCTTCATTAACAGCTGCATGAACCCAATCATTTACGCTTTTCTTGACCGGAATTTCAGGTTGAGAACCAGCCGCCTGTCTACTTGTGTCTTTGGCAGCATCAGGAAGAGAAGTAACAGTTTTGGCTCCCTGTCAATACCCACAGAAAGCAGCACCTTTCCAGAAAGTCCAAAGCCTAACCCTTACTGCATCAACTGA